A window of the Diabrotica undecimpunctata isolate CICGRU chromosome 1, icDiaUnde3, whole genome shotgun sequence genome harbors these coding sequences:
- the LOC140432492 gene encoding uncharacterized protein, with translation MFSDASNNDSESERDPFENSSESFVPSDSELSSDEDQIMEEPLEQHREELAQQNNKTKKRKQGNKFLWKRSIVKRNRLSGKKYINRSGKTVEEKKPLPVNCTKCRYKCEKNITEELRIIICREYWEMGDYDKQKLHLSSLVTDVPIKRRKQQVEQSRRKTSRIFYLKNFEGLRIRVCLNFFCKTFNISHRVIETCMKNVGNTHTYTGFDKRKGKRPHNVTKEQDVLLVKEHIDSFPRVESHYCRRDSTKQYLSSDLNLSQMYRLYIGFCENRNVTKVSKFVYQKIFHKYDPALDFFIPKKDQCFKCNAYNTAKDKEPLKEEFDSHKKREKDAMQMKSEDKERAAREKGQTFRAATFDLQAILSVPFAGDNQIFYKLKLNVYNFTIFDASDATGHCYVWDETHGKKGSTEIGTCLLKYLYSLSETVTHVSTFSDTCGGQNRNKYVSAALLYAVNTIKHLEVFDLKFMETGHSYLEADSMHATIERARKHKKIYSTREWSVLISAARVKPKPYCVHNLNFNDFYDLQKLADLMTPNNTLNTDKEKVQWLKIKWIRFEKKDPFLIKYKYNLYDDTFLTIDVSDTRKLRGRSQTWESLALTQKYFHRLPVSQKKKKDLLSLLNCGIIPQDYAHFINDIPVTNETLLPDDNE, from the coding sequence ATGTTTTCGGATGCATCAAACAATGACAGTGAAAGTGAAAGAGACCCTTTTGAAAATTCTAGTGAGTCATTCGTACCTTCAGATTCAGAATTAAGCTCAGATGAGGACCAGATAATGGAAGAGCCCCTTGAACAACACCGGGAAGAGCTCGCAcaacaaaacaataaaacaaagaagagaaaacaAGGTAATAAGTTTTTATGGAAAAGGTCCATTGTGAAAAGAAATAGGCTTAGTGGAAAGAAATATATAAACAGGAGTGGAAAAACAGTTGAAGAAAAGAAGCCTTTGCCCGTTAACTGCACCAAATGTAGgtataaatgtgaaaaaaatattaCTGAAGAACTAAGAATAATTATTTGTCGCGAATACTGGGAAATGGGCGACTATGATAAGCAAAAATTACACCTGAGTTCATTAGTGACCGATGttccaataaaaagaagaaaacaacaaGTAGAACAGTCAAGACGTAAAACTTCAaggattttttatttaaaaaacttcgAAGGCTTGAGAATTCgagtgtgtttaaattttttttgtaaaacatttaatATTTCCCATCGGGTAATTGAAACATGTATGAAAAATGTGGGTAATACTCATACCTACACTGGATTTGATAAAAGAAAAGGTAAAAGACCTCATAATGTTACAAAGGAACAAGATGTATTGCTTGTCAAGGAACACATTGATAGTTTTCCACGTGTGGAATCACACTATTGCCGGCGAGATTCAACGAAACAGTATTTGTCTTCAGATTTAAATTTATCCCAAATGTACAGATTATACATTGGCTTCTGTGAAAATCGAAACGTGACCAAGGTTTCTAAATTTGTTTATCAGAAGATATTCCACAAATATGACCCAGCATTGGATTTTTTCATTCCGAAAAAGGACCAGTGTTTTAAGTGTAATGCTTATAATACTGCTAAAGACAAGGAGCCATTAAAAGAGGAATTTGACAGTCACAAAAAGAGAGAAAAGGATGCAATGCAGATGAAATCTGAAGATAAGGAAAGAGCCGCTAGGGAAAAAGGACAAACTTTTAGAGCCGCAACATTTGACTTACAAGCAATTTTGTCAGTGCCATTTGCGGGAGAcaatcaaatattttataagttaaagctaaatgtatataattttacaatttttgatgcgTCAGATGCAACAGGTCATTGTTATGTATGGGACGAAACACATGGGAAAAAAGGCAGTACAGAAATAGGAACGTGTCTCCTTAAATACTTGTATAGCTTATCGGAAACTGTGACGCATGTTTCTACATTCAGTGATACATGTGGAGGCCAGAACAGGAATAAGTATGTGTCAGCCGCATTGCTCTATGCAGTAAATACAATTAAACATTTGgaagttttcgatttaaaatttatgGAGACAGGGCACTCCTATTTGGAAGCTGATTCGATGCACGCCACAATCGAAAGAGCaagaaagcataaaaaaatttattctacAAGAGAGTGGTCTGTGCTAATTTCAGCTGCAAGAGTAAAACCTAAACCATACTGTGtacataatttaaatttcaacgaTTTTTATGATCTACAGAAACTTGCTGACCTTATGACTCCTAACAATACTTTAAATACAGATAAAGAAAAGGTTCAGTggctaaaaattaaatggattCGTTTTGAGAAAAAAGAtccttttttaattaaatataaatacaatttgTATGATGATACTTTTTTAACCATAGATGTTTCTGATACAAGGAAACTAAGAGGAAGGTCACAAACTTGGGAGTCATTAGCACTAACCCAAAAATATTTTCACAGATTGCCGGTATcccaaaaaaagaagaaggatCTCTTATCTCTTTTAAATTGTGGTATTATTCCACAAGATTACGCTCATTTTATTAATGACATTCCTGTTACTAATGAAACATTATTACCGGACGACAacgaatag